In Nostoc sp. CENA543, a single genomic region encodes these proteins:
- a CDS encoding DUF3616 domain-containing protein, translating into MTDSLFIKNVLLSFQASFQEHRKDLSAVIMTDKKYLWFGSDETTTIERLSFIKPKKIAEHQQFRVAEFITLPRPEDEEIDIEGLACDGYYLWFTGSHSYKRKKVKSENSDSKNISRLAKIESEQNRYILGRIPLIDGQLLQSCPHPNKPEIQLNAAKLELTKDTNVLMAALADDPHLGAFIQAQIPGKDNGFDIEGLAVNQGRIFLGLRGPVLRGWAIILELEVEDSLPGILKLRKMGEEKQKYKKHFVWLNGLGIRDLCWDGEDLLILAGPTMDLDGTVQVYRLKNGVNLQENVMNNPEFVQEIPHGDRNDKAEGMTLFSEITNEPSLLVVYDSPADNRLVDESGVSADVFRLG; encoded by the coding sequence ATGACTGATTCACTTTTTATTAAGAATGTTTTACTTTCATTTCAAGCAAGTTTTCAAGAACATAGAAAAGACTTGTCAGCAGTCATCATGACTGACAAAAAATATTTGTGGTTTGGTTCTGATGAAACTACAACAATTGAGCGGTTGTCTTTCATTAAACCAAAAAAAATTGCTGAACATCAACAGTTTCGTGTGGCTGAGTTTATAACTTTACCTAGACCAGAAGATGAGGAAATTGATATTGAAGGTTTAGCTTGTGATGGTTATTATTTATGGTTTACGGGTTCACATAGTTATAAACGGAAGAAAGTTAAATCTGAAAATAGTGACTCAAAAAATATTTCTAGATTGGCAAAGATTGAATCAGAGCAAAATCGTTATATTTTAGGGAGAATTCCTTTGATAGATGGTCAGTTGTTACAGTCTTGTCCACATCCAAACAAACCGGAAATCCAGTTAAATGCCGCCAAATTAGAGCTAACAAAAGATACAAATGTGTTAATGGCGGCTTTAGCTGATGACCCACATTTAGGTGCTTTTATCCAAGCGCAAATTCCTGGGAAGGATAATGGTTTTGATATTGAAGGTTTAGCTGTTAATCAAGGAAGAATTTTTTTAGGGTTGCGTGGCCCTGTGTTGCGGGGTTGGGCAATAATTTTAGAGCTTGAGGTAGAAGATTCTTTACCTGGTATTTTAAAATTACGTAAAATGGGTGAGGAAAAACAAAAATATAAAAAGCATTTTGTGTGGTTAAATGGCTTGGGAATTAGAGATTTGTGTTGGGATGGTGAGGACTTGTTAATTTTAGCCGGGCCGACTATGGATTTAGATGGAACTGTGCAAGTTTATCGGCTAAAAAATGGTGTGAATTTGCAGGAAAATGTGATGAATAATCCTGAGTTTGTGCAAGAAATTCCGCATGGCGATCGCAATGATAAAGCTGAAGGGATGACTTTATTTTCAGAAATTACTAATGAACCTTCTTTATTAGTAGTTTATGACTCTCCCGCCGACAATCGCCTAGTAGATGAAAGTGGTGTGTCAGCCGATGTGTTTCGTCTGGGTTAA
- the pstA gene encoding phosphate ABC transporter permease PstA produces the protein MTITYKPDDYLDSTPEFTDNIEQRETLGKVFEILFLLGLLIGIFILALLLFDIFQDGLARFLSPGFLTENPSRFPDQGGIRPAIISSILLGIVVIVVTVPIGVGAALYLEEYAPRNWWTAIIEINISNLAGVPSIVYGLLGLGVFNYLLGFGPALISGALTLSLLSLPVIIVTSREAIRAVPNSLRYASYGLGITKWRTIRSHVIPYAVPGILTGVIISISRAIGDAASLIVVGAVGFLTFNPGLFQRFMALPIQIYSYITRPEPGFANAAAATIIALLVLILTLNGVAIYIRQRFTIN, from the coding sequence ATGACGATTACTTATAAACCAGATGATTATCTAGATTCAACACCAGAATTTACTGATAATATTGAGCAGCGAGAAACATTAGGCAAAGTATTTGAAATCCTGTTTTTATTGGGATTGTTAATTGGGATATTTATTTTAGCATTGCTACTTTTTGATATCTTCCAAGATGGATTAGCTAGATTTCTTTCCCCTGGTTTTTTAACTGAAAATCCCTCGCGCTTCCCCGACCAAGGTGGTATACGTCCGGCGATTATCAGCAGTATTTTATTAGGAATTGTTGTAATTGTGGTGACAGTTCCCATCGGTGTCGGAGCAGCTTTATATCTAGAAGAATACGCGCCTAGAAATTGGTGGACAGCAATTATTGAGATTAATATCAGTAATTTGGCGGGAGTCCCTTCCATTGTCTATGGACTTTTGGGTTTAGGTGTTTTTAACTATTTATTAGGTTTTGGCCCTGCTTTAATTTCTGGTGCTTTGACTTTATCTTTACTATCTTTACCGGTCATTATTGTGACATCTAGAGAAGCAATTCGCGCCGTTCCTAATTCCTTGCGATATGCGTCTTATGGATTAGGGATTACTAAATGGCGAACGATTCGGAGTCATGTTATACCCTATGCTGTTCCTGGAATTTTGACAGGGGTAATTATTTCTATATCTCGCGCCATTGGGGATGCGGCTTCCTTAATTGTTGTGGGTGCGGTGGGTTTTCTCACATTTAATCCTGGTTTATTCCAGAGATTTATGGCTTTACCCATCCAAATTTATAGTTACATTACTCGTCCAGAACCAGGTTTTGCCAATGCAGCAGCAGCAACAATTATTGCGTTATTAGTTTTGATTTTAACCTTAAATGGTGTGGCAATTTATATTAGACAACGCTTCACAATTAATTAG
- the cbiE gene encoding precorrin-6y C5,15-methyltransferase (decarboxylating) subunit CbiE, with amino-acid sequence MVGKWLAIIGIGEDGLGGLGTIARSIVAQAEIIVGGDRHLAMLPTDDQRQKISWSSPISRSIDTIIQHRGRSVCVLASGDPLCYGIGVTLLRHIPIAEMTIIPAPSAFSLACARLGWSLTEVETLSLCGRPPAMLQSYIYPGARLLILSAGKDTPEMVAKILTQRGFGQSQMTVLERMGGVNERIITGEVATWQENEIADLNAIAVNCIADDGVIPLSRLPGLPDEAYHHDGQLTKREVRAITLSTLAPTPGQLLWDVGAGCGSISIEWMRTHHRCQAIAIEQNATRLQYIADNAAALGTPNLQIISGKAPSALKDLPTPDAIFIGGGVTAAGLFDICWQALHPGGLLVANVVTLEGEQTLYQWYEKVGGNFTRIAIQRAEPIGKFLGWRGMAMVTQFVVRK; translated from the coding sequence ATGGTGGGTAAGTGGCTGGCTATTATCGGTATTGGTGAGGATGGTTTGGGGGGATTAGGCACGATCGCTCGTTCTATTGTCGCTCAAGCTGAGATAATTGTGGGAGGCGATCGTCATTTGGCAATGTTACCAACTGATGACCAACGTCAGAAAATCTCTTGGTCTTCGCCTATTAGTCGTTCTATAGACACCATTATCCAGCATCGGGGTCGGTCGGTATGTGTGTTAGCTAGTGGTGATCCTCTGTGTTATGGAATTGGTGTTACTCTCCTGCGTCACATTCCTATTGCAGAAATGACGATTATTCCTGCACCATCAGCTTTTAGTCTCGCTTGTGCCAGATTAGGATGGTCTTTGACGGAAGTAGAAACTTTGAGTTTATGCGGTCGTCCTCCGGCTATGCTGCAATCTTACATTTATCCTGGGGCGCGGTTGTTAATTTTAAGCGCAGGGAAAGATACACCGGAAATGGTGGCGAAAATATTAACACAGCGAGGTTTTGGTCAAAGTCAGATGACTGTATTAGAAAGAATGGGGGGTGTTAACGAAAGAATAATTACAGGCGAAGTTGCCACTTGGCAGGAAAATGAAATTGCAGATTTAAATGCGATCGCTGTTAATTGTATTGCTGATGATGGGGTAATACCTCTATCTAGACTACCAGGTTTACCAGACGAAGCTTATCACCATGACGGACAGTTAACCAAACGAGAAGTCAGGGCAATTACTCTTTCTACCCTTGCACCCACGCCAGGACAATTACTTTGGGATGTAGGCGCGGGTTGTGGTTCAATATCTATAGAATGGATGCGGACTCATCATCGATGTCAGGCGATCGCCATTGAACAAAATGCCACTAGACTACAATATATTGCTGATAACGCCGCCGCTTTAGGTACTCCGAATTTACAAATTATCTCTGGGAAAGCACCATCAGCTTTAAAAGACTTACCTACACCCGATGCTATTTTTATTGGTGGTGGAGTTACAGCCGCAGGTTTATTTGACATTTGTTGGCAAGCTTTACACCCAGGCGGACTTTTAGTGGCTAACGTCGTCACCTTAGAAGGTGAGCAAACTTTATATCAATGGTATGAAAAAGTAGGTGGCAATTTCACCCGCATAGCCATTCAAAGGGCTGAACCCATCGGTAAATTCTTAGGTTGGCGTGGAATGGCGATGGTGACTCAGTTTGTGGTGAGGAAATAG
- the pstC gene encoding phosphate ABC transporter permease subunit PstC yields MQNPNLPDDSYQRLRRSLEKKASEDISEKIVAVILFACALVSILTTTGIVVIIFQETWGFFQEVSLAQFFLDTKWTPLFADRHFGVWPLINGTFLTTAIAMAVAIPLGLSSAIYLSEYAQPKVAAILRPAVELLAGIPTVVYGYFALLFITPLLRNVIPLELFNALSAGLMMGVMITPTVGSISLDAIKAVPRSLREGAYALGITKLEAIFKVVLPAALSGIIASIILGISRAVGETMTVVIAAGQQPRLTINFAESVETMTAYMAQISGGDSPRGSLNFKTLYAVGALLFLITLALNIVSYWVANRFKEKYD; encoded by the coding sequence ATGCAAAATCCAAATCTTCCAGATGATTCCTACCAAAGATTGAGACGTTCTTTAGAGAAAAAGGCCTCAGAAGATATCTCAGAAAAAATTGTGGCAGTGATTTTGTTTGCTTGTGCTTTAGTATCTATCTTAACTACTACGGGGATTGTCGTAATTATCTTTCAAGAAACATGGGGATTTTTCCAAGAAGTTTCTTTAGCGCAATTTTTCCTAGATACTAAGTGGACACCGCTATTTGCTGATAGACATTTTGGGGTTTGGCCGTTAATTAATGGTACATTTTTAACGACCGCGATCGCAATGGCTGTGGCGATTCCTTTGGGTTTATCTTCAGCTATTTATTTAAGCGAATATGCTCAACCAAAGGTCGCTGCAATTTTGCGTCCAGCCGTAGAACTTTTAGCGGGAATACCAACAGTAGTTTATGGTTATTTTGCCCTTTTATTCATCACACCCTTACTCAGAAATGTCATTCCACTAGAACTATTTAACGCTTTAAGTGCAGGCTTAATGATGGGGGTGATGATTACTCCTACTGTCGGTTCTATTAGCTTAGATGCGATTAAAGCTGTTCCACGTTCTTTGCGAGAAGGTGCTTATGCTTTAGGTATCACCAAACTAGAAGCTATTTTTAAAGTTGTGCTTCCAGCTGCACTTTCTGGAATCATCGCTTCAATCATTCTCGGAATTTCTCGCGCAGTCGGTGAGACAATGACTGTCGTAATTGCAGCTGGACAACAGCCAAGACTGACTATTAACTTTGCAGAGTCAGTAGAAACGATGACAGCTTACATGGCGCAAATTTCTGGCGGAGACAGTCCACGGGGAAGTTTAAATTTCAAAACATTATACGCCGTAGGCGCGCTGTTGTTTTTAATTACCCTAGCTTTAAATATTGTCAGTTATTGGGTTGCTAACCGTTTTAAAGAAAAATACGACTAA
- a CDS encoding NIL domain-containing protein — protein MKKRVTLTFPKRAIQMPVTYVLAKDFNVAANIIRAQVAPNQIGKLVVELLGDIDQLDAAIEWMRSRHISVSSTLGEIIIDEDVCVHCGLCTGVCPTEALTLNPETYKLTFTRSRCIVCEQCIPTCPVQAISTNL, from the coding sequence GTGAAAAAGCGAGTTACTCTAACATTTCCTAAACGCGCCATCCAAATGCCGGTAACTTATGTACTGGCGAAAGACTTTAATGTAGCCGCTAATATTATCCGCGCTCAGGTGGCTCCCAATCAAATTGGTAAGCTAGTAGTTGAGTTATTGGGAGATATTGATCAATTAGATGCTGCAATTGAGTGGATGCGATCGCGTCATATCAGTGTTTCCTCTACCTTGGGGGAAATTATCATTGATGAGGATGTCTGTGTTCACTGTGGTTTGTGTACTGGGGTTTGTCCTACAGAAGCCCTCACCCTCAACCCAGAAACCTATAAACTGACATTTACGCGATCGCGTTGTATTGTCTGTGAACAGTGTATTCCTACTTGTCCTGTTCAGGCAATTTCTACTAATCTTTAA
- the pstB gene encoding phosphate ABC transporter ATP-binding protein PstB, with the protein MLYSNNRNPLDTAIINQQDNYVFHVEGVKVYYGGFLALLDVYLQIPEKQIIAFIGPSGCGKSTLLRCFNRMNDLIPGARVEGRLNYRDRNIYDPKINSVKLRRQVGMVFQRPNPFPKSIYENIAFGPRANGYKGNIDDLVEDSLRRAAIWDEVKDKLKEKGTALSGGQQQRLCIARAIAMKPDVLLMDEPCSALDPISSRQVEELCLELKQQYTIIMVTHNMQQASRVADFTAFFNTEIDEHSKRRGKLVEFSPTVQMFSSPQTKEAEDYISGRFG; encoded by the coding sequence ATGTTATACAGCAACAATAGAAATCCATTAGATACAGCCATCATCAATCAACAGGATAATTATGTATTCCATGTGGAAGGTGTGAAAGTATATTATGGAGGATTTTTAGCATTACTAGATGTCTATTTACAAATTCCAGAAAAACAAATTATTGCGTTTATTGGCCCTTCTGGATGTGGGAAAAGTACATTGCTACGTTGCTTCAACCGTATGAATGATTTGATTCCAGGAGCTAGAGTAGAGGGGAGATTAAATTATCGCGATCGCAATATTTATGATCCTAAGATTAATTCCGTCAAATTACGTCGCCAAGTGGGAATGGTATTTCAAAGACCGAATCCTTTCCCCAAATCAATCTACGAAAATATAGCCTTTGGGCCACGTGCTAATGGTTATAAAGGGAACATAGATGACTTGGTAGAAGATTCCCTCAGACGCGCCGCCATTTGGGATGAAGTCAAAGACAAACTCAAAGAAAAAGGGACAGCCTTATCAGGTGGACAACAACAACGACTCTGCATTGCTAGAGCGATCGCCATGAAACCAGATGTATTATTAATGGATGAACCATGCTCTGCGCTTGATCCTATTTCCAGCCGTCAAGTAGAAGAACTCTGTTTAGAACTCAAACAGCAATACACCATCATTATGGTCACTCATAATATGCAGCAGGCTTCCAGAGTCGCAGATTTTACAGCCTTCTTCAACACAGAAATTGACGAACACAGCAAACGCCGAGGAAAATTAGTCGAATTTAGTCCCACAGTGCAGATGTTCAGTTCTCCCCAAACCAAAGAAGCAGAAGACTATATCAGTGGACGTTTTGGTTAG